The following are from one region of the Sulfurimicrobium lacus genome:
- a CDS encoding efflux RND transporter periplasmic adaptor subunit, translating into MKTSKRVLLILLGALLLGVLVWAFRPQPALVELAEVTQGRFEQTIEEDGKTRVRERYVVSAPLAGKMRRLTLKAGDTVKEGDTVAVIAPSAPGLLDARTERELGERVGSAEATQQRARAEVARARAALDKSAADLARARKLAQQKFVSASALEQAELAYRLGQRELEAAQYGEHAAQHEVAVARAALFMLRQEAGGRKPAGQRWEVRTPVAGKVLKVLQESESVVGVGTALLEIGQPSDLEVVVDVLSSDAVQIPPGAKVRFERWGRAEPLEGVVRRVEPAAFTKISALGVEEQRVNVIIDLASPPQRWQTLGDGYKVDARIVTASLDKAVKVPVSALFRAGDQWAVFVVSNGRAAKRIVTLSRRGATEAVVQEGLKVGEKVAVHPGDNVSDGKTVRERKNSNN; encoded by the coding sequence ATGAAAACCTCCAAGCGCGTCCTCCTGATCCTGCTCGGCGCCCTGCTGCTCGGCGTGCTGGTATGGGCCTTCCGCCCCCAGCCGGCCCTGGTGGAACTGGCCGAGGTCACCCAGGGGCGCTTCGAACAGACCATCGAGGAAGACGGCAAGACCCGCGTGCGCGAGCGCTACGTCGTTTCCGCCCCGCTCGCCGGCAAGATGCGGCGCCTTACCCTCAAGGCGGGCGATACCGTCAAGGAAGGCGACACGGTCGCCGTGATCGCGCCCAGCGCGCCCGGCCTGCTCGATGCGCGCACCGAACGCGAGCTTGGCGAACGCGTCGGCAGCGCGGAAGCCACCCAGCAGCGCGCCAGGGCGGAAGTGGCACGGGCACGCGCCGCGCTGGACAAATCCGCCGCGGATCTCGCCCGCGCGCGCAAGCTGGCGCAGCAAAAGTTCGTTTCAGCCTCCGCCCTGGAACAGGCGGAACTCGCATACCGGCTCGGCCAGCGCGAGCTCGAAGCCGCACAGTATGGGGAACATGCGGCGCAACACGAAGTGGCCGTGGCGCGTGCCGCGCTCTTCATGTTGAGGCAGGAGGCCGGTGGCAGGAAACCCGCCGGTCAGCGCTGGGAAGTGCGCACACCGGTTGCCGGCAAGGTGCTGAAAGTGCTGCAGGAAAGCGAGTCCGTCGTCGGCGTCGGCACAGCGCTGCTGGAAATCGGCCAGCCCTCGGACCTCGAGGTGGTGGTGGACGTGCTCAGCAGCGACGCAGTACAAATCCCGCCCGGTGCCAAAGTGCGCTTCGAGCGCTGGGGCCGGGCCGAACCGCTGGAAGGCGTGGTGCGCCGGGTCGAGCCCGCCGCCTTCACCAAGATTTCCGCACTGGGCGTGGAAGAACAGCGGGTGAACGTCATCATCGACCTGGCCTCGCCGCCACAACGCTGGCAAACCCTGGGAGACGGCTACAAGGTGGACGCCCGCATCGTCACCGCCAGCCTGGACAAGGCCGTCAAAGTGCCGGTCAGCGCGCTGTTCCGTGCCGGGGATCAATGGGCGGTGTTCGTAGTGAGCAACGGCCGCGCGGCCAAGCGAATCGTCACCCTTTCCCGCCGCGGCGCGACGGAAGCGGTGGTGCAGGAGGGCTTGAAAGTGGGCGAGAAGGTCGCCGTCCATCCCGGCGACAACGTCAGCGACGGCAAGACGGTGAGGGAACGCAAAAATTCAAATAATTGA
- a CDS encoding bactofilin family protein: MKTRNDYNETRNQAAAPTRPPVAAQPEQAPPKASVPREEGNKLIVGPNIKLKGSEITDCEILVVEGRVEASMNSRDIRIAEGGVFSGKADIDVAEVRGLFEGELTARKQLVIYASGRVTGKIRYGALTIEDGGSISGDVAGIAKDAQNAKTEPVAEPEKALPSLAEMPEIQHLRASSVLGRTPLGGKRPGN, encoded by the coding sequence ATGAAAACCCGAAACGACTACAACGAAACCAGGAATCAGGCTGCGGCGCCCACCAGGCCGCCGGTAGCAGCTCAACCGGAGCAAGCGCCCCCAAAGGCATCGGTGCCGCGCGAAGAGGGCAACAAACTGATCGTGGGGCCGAACATCAAGCTCAAAGGCTCGGAAATTACCGATTGCGAAATCCTGGTGGTCGAAGGCAGAGTCGAAGCATCCATGAATAGCCGGGATATCCGCATCGCCGAAGGCGGGGTGTTCTCGGGCAAGGCCGATATAGATGTGGCAGAAGTGAGAGGCCTGTTCGAGGGCGAACTGACCGCGCGCAAGCAACTGGTGATTTATGCCTCGGGAAGAGTCACAGGAAAGATTCGCTACGGCGCATTGACCATAGAAGATGGCGGCTCAATCTCGGGAGATGTGGCGGGAATCGCCAAAGACGCTCAAAACGCCAAAACGGAGCCCGTTGCCGAGCCGGAAAAAGCCTTGCCGAGCCTGGCGGAAATGCCGGAGATACAACATCTCCGTGCATCCTCTGTTCTGGGGCGTACGCCGCTGGGTGGTAAGCGTCCGGGGAACTGA
- a CDS encoding ABC transporter ATP-binding protein produces the protein MQPLPKAIFTARGLTKTYHMGEVEVPALRSLDLDIYQGEFVVLLGPSGSGKSTLLNILGGLDNPSSGEAFWRDHNLATANERELTEYRRDHVGFVFQFYNLISSLTVRENVALVTEIAPHPMRPEEALERVGLAHRMDHFPSQLSGGEQQRVAIARAIAKRPDVLLCDEPTGALDYETGKVVLEVIARINQEIGTTAVVITHNASIAGMADRVMRMADGRIASVEDNPHKLTPAELSW, from the coding sequence TTGCAGCCACTCCCAAAGGCCATATTCACCGCACGCGGTCTCACCAAGACCTATCACATGGGCGAGGTCGAGGTGCCCGCCTTGCGTTCCCTCGATCTTGACATCTATCAGGGCGAGTTCGTCGTGCTGCTGGGCCCGTCCGGCAGCGGCAAGTCGACCCTGCTCAACATCCTCGGCGGCCTCGACAACCCCAGCAGCGGCGAGGCGTTCTGGCGCGACCACAACCTGGCCACCGCGAACGAACGCGAGCTCACGGAATACCGGCGCGACCACGTCGGCTTCGTGTTCCAGTTCTACAACCTCATTTCCAGCCTCACGGTGCGCGAAAACGTCGCCCTGGTGACCGAGATCGCGCCCCATCCGATGCGCCCCGAGGAAGCGCTGGAGCGCGTCGGACTGGCGCACCGCATGGACCACTTTCCCTCGCAACTATCCGGCGGCGAACAGCAGCGCGTCGCCATCGCCCGCGCCATCGCCAAGCGCCCCGACGTCCTGCTGTGCGACGAACCCACCGGGGCGCTCGACTATGAAACCGGCAAGGTCGTGCTCGAAGTCATCGCCCGGATCAACCAGGAGATCGGCACCACCGCCGTGGTCATCACCCACAACGCCTCCATCGCGGGCATGGCGGACCGGGTCATGCGCATGGCCGATGGACGCATCGCCTCGGTCGAGGACAATCCGCACAAGCTGACGCCAGCGGAGCTGTCATGGTAA
- the ampD gene encoding 1,6-anhydro-N-acetylmuramyl-L-alanine amidase AmpD: MEIDQSGFLKGVRFIPSPNFDERSPEEPVTLLVIHNISLPPREYGGNGVIEFFTNRLDPSAHEYYRMVADLKVSSHFFIRRDGEIIQFVNCNLRAWHAGLSTWKERERCNDFSIGIELEGSDMDAFEDVQYEKLAELTRALKQAYPIEDITGHSDIAPNRKTDPGPFFAWDRYLAAVGS, translated from the coding sequence GTGGAAATAGATCAATCGGGTTTTCTCAAGGGCGTGCGCTTCATTCCCTCCCCCAACTTCGACGAGCGTTCGCCGGAAGAACCGGTCACGCTACTGGTGATCCACAACATCAGCCTGCCGCCGCGTGAATACGGCGGGAACGGCGTGATCGAATTTTTCACCAACCGGCTCGATCCGTCTGCGCACGAATACTACCGCATGGTCGCCGACCTGAAAGTGTCGTCGCACTTCTTCATCCGCCGCGACGGCGAGATCATCCAGTTCGTCAACTGCAACCTGCGCGCCTGGCACGCCGGGCTATCGACATGGAAAGAGCGCGAGCGCTGCAACGATTTTTCCATCGGCATCGAGCTGGAAGGCAGCGACATGGACGCCTTCGAGGACGTTCAGTACGAGAAGTTGGCCGAATTGACCAGGGCGCTGAAACAGGCCTATCCCATCGAGGACATTACCGGCCACTCCGACATCGCACCTAACCGCAAGACCGATCCGGGGCCGTTCTTTGCGTGGGACAGGTACCTGGCCGCGGTCGGCAGTTAG
- a CDS encoding ABC transporter permease, giving the protein MKTLERKLLRDLWQMKSQAFSIALVVAAGIGAFIALLSTYDSLQWSRHSYYEEARFAQVFADIKSAPKAVERQIAELAGVAALETSIVEDVTLDIAGVNEPVIGRMIGMTSNGPARLNRLTLRRGRFLERDKRNEALVSEGFAKAHRLGPGDHVVALLNGKREELEIVGIVLSPEYIFASRGGDLPDDKGFGVFWMDRERLASAFNMEGAFNHAALSLAPGASEAAVIDALDRLLEPYGNLNTHGRNDQTSHRILNQEINQQKTMATIFPTIFLGVAAFLLNVVLSRQVATQRDQIAALKALGYADFDIAAHYLKLVLVIVLCGILLGVAVGAWMGYEMTDLYTTFFHFPRLIYRIQPWIILLASGISLAAALGAAYGAVRRIVALAPAEAMRPPAPTSYRRMLLEKLGLAHLLSPQARMVIRTLERRPLRTLLTSFGIACAIAIIVAGTFWGDAMDYLMEVQFNAAERGDVTVVFTVPLARSALYEISRLPGVLRSEEMRSVPVRLRAGHRTYRTVLSGYPSEAELRQLLDTQLRSVPLPSDGVLLSRRLAQRLGVKLGDRIMLESLEATRSKREAVVSALVNDMIGLAAYMDIAALNRLMGEGDSISGVAVRLDPAQASAFYARIKQMPQVATVTIKDEMLRSFRETNRRFLIFFTSIVTVFAAAIAVGVVYNSARISLAERAWELASLRVLGFTRQEVSTLLLGELAFEIALAIPLGLWLGYLLSHLIVAQMPMETVDIPVIITSATYAYAALAILISGVASALIVRHRIDHLDLVAVLKTRE; this is encoded by the coding sequence ATGAAAACCCTCGAACGCAAGCTGCTGCGCGACCTGTGGCAGATGAAGAGCCAGGCCTTCTCCATCGCGCTGGTGGTGGCGGCGGGCATCGGCGCCTTCATCGCCCTGCTCTCCACCTACGATTCGCTGCAATGGTCGCGTCACTCCTATTATGAGGAAGCGCGCTTCGCCCAGGTCTTCGCCGACATCAAAAGCGCGCCCAAGGCGGTGGAACGCCAGATCGCCGAACTGGCGGGGGTGGCCGCGTTGGAAACCAGCATCGTGGAGGATGTGACCCTCGACATTGCCGGCGTGAACGAACCCGTTATCGGGCGCATGATCGGCATGACCAGCAACGGCCCCGCCCGCCTCAATCGCCTGACCCTGCGGCGGGGACGCTTCCTGGAACGGGACAAGCGGAACGAGGCGCTGGTTTCCGAAGGTTTTGCCAAGGCGCACCGTCTCGGGCCAGGCGACCATGTGGTTGCACTGCTCAACGGCAAGCGCGAGGAACTGGAAATCGTCGGCATCGTGCTTTCGCCGGAATACATCTTCGCCTCGCGCGGCGGCGACCTCCCAGACGACAAGGGCTTCGGCGTGTTCTGGATGGATCGCGAACGCCTGGCGAGCGCCTTCAACATGGAAGGCGCGTTCAACCACGCGGCGCTGAGCCTCGCGCCCGGCGCCAGCGAGGCGGCGGTGATCGACGCGCTCGACCGCCTGCTCGAACCCTACGGCAATCTCAACACCCACGGGCGCAATGACCAGACTTCGCACCGCATCCTCAACCAGGAAATCAACCAGCAGAAGACCATGGCCACGATTTTTCCGACCATTTTCCTCGGCGTGGCGGCGTTCCTGCTCAACGTCGTGCTCAGCCGCCAGGTGGCGACGCAGCGCGACCAGATCGCGGCGCTCAAGGCGCTGGGTTACGCCGACTTCGACATCGCCGCGCATTATCTCAAGCTGGTGCTGGTGATCGTGCTGTGCGGCATCCTGCTGGGCGTGGCGGTGGGCGCCTGGATGGGCTACGAGATGACGGACCTGTACACCACTTTTTTCCATTTCCCGCGCCTGATCTACCGCATCCAGCCGTGGATCATCCTGCTGGCCTCGGGCATCAGCCTGGCTGCCGCCCTGGGGGCCGCGTACGGCGCGGTGCGCCGGATCGTGGCGCTGGCGCCGGCCGAAGCCATGCGTCCGCCCGCCCCGACCAGCTACCGGCGCATGCTGCTGGAAAAACTCGGCCTGGCGCACCTGCTCTCACCCCAGGCACGCATGGTGATCCGCACCCTGGAACGCCGCCCGCTGCGCACGCTGCTGACCAGCTTCGGCATCGCCTGTGCGATTGCCATCATCGTGGCCGGCACATTCTGGGGCGACGCCATGGATTACCTGATGGAGGTGCAGTTCAACGCTGCGGAACGGGGCGACGTGACGGTGGTTTTCACCGTCCCGCTCGCGCGCAGCGCATTGTACGAAATCAGCCGGCTGCCGGGGGTACTGCGCAGCGAGGAAATGCGCTCCGTTCCGGTGCGCCTGCGTGCGGGGCATCGCACCTACCGCACTGTCCTGTCGGGCTACCCGTCCGAAGCGGAGCTACGCCAGTTGCTGGACACGCAATTGCGCAGCGTGCCCCTGCCGAGCGACGGCGTCCTGCTCTCGCGCCGCCTGGCGCAACGCCTGGGCGTCAAGCTGGGAGACCGGATCATGCTCGAATCCCTGGAGGCCACCCGCAGCAAGCGTGAAGCCGTGGTCAGCGCCCTGGTCAACGACATGATCGGCCTCGCCGCCTACATGGACATCGCCGCACTCAACCGCCTGATGGGAGAAGGAGATTCCATCTCCGGCGTCGCGGTGCGGCTCGACCCCGCACAGGCCAGCGCGTTCTACGCCCGCATCAAGCAGATGCCACAGGTCGCCACGGTCACCATCAAGGACGAAATGCTGCGCAGCTTCCGCGAAACCAACCGGCGTTTTCTCATCTTCTTCACCAGCATCGTCACGGTGTTCGCCGCCGCCATCGCCGTCGGCGTGGTCTACAACAGCGCCCGCATATCGCTCGCCGAGCGCGCCTGGGAACTGGCCAGCCTGCGCGTGCTGGGCTTCACGCGCCAGGAAGTCTCCACCCTCCTGCTGGGCGAACTCGCCTTCGAAATAGCCTTGGCGATCCCGCTCGGCCTGTGGCTGGGCTATCTTTTGTCGCACCTGATCGTCGCGCAGATGCCGATGGAGACCGTCGACATCCCGGTCATCATCACCTCCGCCACCTATGCCTACGCCGCGCTCGCCATCCTGATCTCCGGCGTGGCCAGCGCGCTGATCGTGCGCCACCGGATCGACCACCTGGACCTGGTGGCGGTACTGAAAACAAGGGAATAG
- a CDS encoding thioredoxin family protein produces the protein MKSRDYSIAAAGIMAAMLTLEPLSEFDFHRVLARSEGPVLVMFGAPACGTCRKVEKLLPGTVAGMVSGLFKVDVQQSMGLARAYEVFHLPALFLFVDGHYHAQIESEVTPSKMKVALEAALALPPQDEP, from the coding sequence GTGAAAAGCCGCGATTATAGCATCGCGGCTGCCGGTATAATGGCCGCGATGCTGACCCTGGAGCCCCTTTCGGAATTCGACTTCCATCGCGTGCTGGCCCGAAGCGAAGGCCCGGTGCTGGTGATGTTCGGTGCGCCCGCTTGCGGCACCTGCCGCAAGGTCGAAAAACTTCTGCCGGGAACGGTGGCCGGCATGGTTAGCGGTCTGTTCAAGGTGGACGTGCAGCAGAGCATGGGTTTGGCGCGGGCTTACGAGGTGTTTCATCTCCCTGCGCTGTTTTTGTTCGTGGACGGGCATTACCACGCACAGATCGAAAGCGAAGTGACGCCGAGCAAAATGAAGGTGGCGCTGGAAGCGGCACTGGCCTTACCGCCGCAGGATGAACCCTAG
- the purU gene encoding formyltetrahydrofolate deformylase: protein MKNTAILLISCPDRKGLVATIAEFLYRHNANILHADQHQDSANGLFLMRVEWDLEGFDLAPEDFHQHFAHIAHQFEMQWRLALSSQRPRVAIFVSRYDHCLADLLYRHQAGELHCDIPLIIGNHSDTKWLADTYRIPFQHIEVLKDAKAEAERDQLALLRHHHIDLIVLARYMQVLSPEFIRHYPNRIINIHHSFLPAFHGAKPYHRAFDRGVKLIGATSHYVTEILDDGPIIEQDVARISHRDALDDLIQKGRDLEKIVLSRAVRWHIENRVLLYANKTVVFD from the coding sequence ATGAAAAACACTGCGATCCTGCTCATCAGCTGCCCCGACCGCAAAGGTCTGGTGGCCACCATTGCCGAATTCCTGTACCGCCACAATGCCAATATCCTGCACGCCGACCAGCACCAGGACAGCGCGAACGGGCTGTTCCTGATGCGGGTGGAATGGGATCTGGAGGGCTTCGACCTCGCGCCCGAGGATTTCCATCAGCATTTCGCGCACATCGCGCACCAGTTCGAGATGCAGTGGCGGCTGGCGCTGTCCAGCCAGCGCCCGCGAGTGGCGATCTTCGTCTCGCGCTACGATCACTGCTTGGCCGACCTGCTTTATCGCCACCAGGCAGGGGAACTGCACTGTGACATCCCGCTGATCATCGGCAACCACTCCGACACCAAGTGGCTGGCGGACACCTACCGCATCCCGTTCCAGCACATCGAAGTGCTCAAGGACGCCAAGGCGGAAGCGGAAAGAGACCAACTCGCCCTGCTGCGCCACCACCACATCGACCTGATCGTGCTGGCGCGCTACATGCAGGTGCTGTCGCCCGAGTTCATCCGCCACTACCCCAACCGCATCATCAACATCCACCATTCCTTCCTGCCCGCGTTCCACGGCGCCAAGCCCTATCACCGCGCGTTCGACCGGGGCGTGAAGCTGATCGGCGCGACCAGCCATTACGTGACGGAAATACTGGATGACGGCCCGATTATCGAGCAGGACGTGGCGCGCATATCGCACCGCGATGCACTGGATGATTTGATTCAGAAGGGGCGCGACCTGGAAAAGATCGTGCTGTCGCGCGCCGTGCGCTGGCATATCGAGAACCGCGTGCTGCTGTATGCCAACAAGACGGTGGTGTTCGATTGA
- a CDS encoding ribonucleoside-diphosphate reductase subunit alpha has product MQLATENVSSSSLPASNFGAQTPASATGVSYADYKIIRRNGSVVPFEPAKIAIAMTKAFIAVNGGQAAASARIREQVDMLTQAVVNALMRRQPHGGTFHIEDIQDQVELSLMRSGEHDVARSYVLYREKRSQERAQAKAMAPAAAEHALHAIENGVRVPLDTAKLASLVDAACTGLGEQVNAKAIIEPTLRDLYDGVSMDEVRKSVILSARSLIENDPAYSFVTARLLLNTIRHEVLGEEVPQSDMATRYAEYFPEFIKKGIDAELLDEKLQQFDLARLGAALKVERDNQFGYLGLQTLYDRYFLHIEERRIELPQAFFMRVAMGLALNEIDREARAIEFYNVLSSFDFMSSTPTLFNAGTRHSQLSSCYLTTVSDDLDGIYQAIKENAMLQKFAGGLGNDWTNVRALGARIKGTNGKSQGVIPFLKVVNDTAVAVNQGGKRKGAVCAYLETWHLDMEEFLDLRKNTGDDRRRTHDMNTSNWIPDLFMKRVMENQEWTLFSPNDVPDLHDRFGKDFEAAYIAYEDKAARGELKLFRKIPAQQLWRKMLSMLFETGHPWITFKDPCNVRSPQQHVGVVHSSNLCTEITLNTNEHEIAVCNLGSVNLVNHLKDGQLDHDKLKRTIATAMRMLDNVVDVNFYAVGKARNSNLKHRPVGMGIMGFQDCLLNLRIPYSSESAVEFADRSMEAVAYYAYWASSELAQERGRYSSFTGSLWDKGILPHDSNKLLAEQRGGYLEVDESTSMDWDALRARIRQYGMRNSNCLAIAPTATIANIVGVSASIEPTYQNIYVKSNLSGEFTVANQYLVRDLKQLGMWDEVMIGDLKYFDGSLSKIDRVPAELRQLYATAFEVEPKWLVEAASRRQKWIDQAQSLNIYMAGASGKKLDETYKLAWLRGLKTTYYLRTLGATSAEKSTGKGGELNAVPVSGGLGGAAGAMNLPEPEVVGKACTLRPGDEGFEECEACQ; this is encoded by the coding sequence ATGCAACTGGCTACTGAGAACGTTTCTAGCTCTTCCTTACCGGCTTCGAATTTCGGCGCCCAAACTCCCGCGTCCGCCACGGGCGTTTCATATGCCGATTACAAAATAATCCGTCGCAATGGCAGCGTGGTTCCCTTCGAACCGGCAAAAATCGCCATCGCCATGACCAAGGCCTTCATCGCCGTCAACGGCGGGCAGGCTGCGGCTTCGGCGCGGATTCGCGAGCAGGTGGACATGCTGACCCAGGCCGTGGTCAACGCCCTGATGCGCCGCCAGCCTCACGGCGGCACGTTCCATATCGAGGATATCCAGGACCAGGTCGAACTGTCCCTGATGCGTTCCGGCGAGCATGACGTGGCGCGTTCCTACGTGCTGTACCGCGAAAAGCGCTCGCAGGAGCGTGCCCAGGCGAAGGCCATGGCGCCGGCTGCTGCCGAGCATGCCTTGCATGCCATTGAAAACGGCGTTCGCGTCCCGCTGGATACGGCGAAATTGGCTTCCCTGGTGGATGCTGCCTGCACCGGTCTGGGCGAGCAGGTGAACGCCAAGGCCATCATCGAGCCGACCTTGCGCGACCTGTACGACGGCGTGTCGATGGACGAAGTGCGCAAGTCGGTGATTCTCTCCGCCCGTTCCCTGATCGAAAACGACCCGGCTTACTCCTTTGTCACCGCGCGCCTGCTGCTCAACACCATCCGCCACGAAGTGCTGGGCGAGGAAGTGCCGCAGAGCGACATGGCCACGCGCTATGCCGAGTATTTCCCGGAATTCATCAAGAAAGGCATAGACGCCGAGCTGTTGGACGAGAAGCTGCAACAGTTCGACCTTGCCCGCCTGGGCGCGGCGCTCAAGGTGGAGCGCGACAACCAGTTCGGCTACCTCGGCCTGCAGACCCTGTACGACCGCTATTTCCTGCACATCGAAGAACGTCGCATCGAGCTGCCGCAAGCCTTCTTCATGCGCGTGGCGATGGGCCTGGCCCTCAACGAGATCGACCGCGAAGCGCGCGCCATCGAGTTCTACAACGTGCTCTCCAGCTTCGACTTCATGAGCTCGACGCCCACCCTGTTCAACGCCGGCACGCGCCACAGCCAGCTTTCCTCGTGCTACCTGACCACCGTGTCCGACGACCTCGACGGCATCTACCAGGCCATCAAGGAAAACGCCATGCTGCAGAAGTTCGCCGGCGGCCTGGGCAACGACTGGACCAACGTGCGCGCCCTCGGCGCCCGCATCAAGGGCACCAACGGCAAGTCGCAGGGCGTGATCCCCTTCCTCAAGGTGGTCAACGACACCGCCGTGGCGGTGAACCAGGGCGGCAAGCGCAAGGGCGCGGTGTGCGCCTACCTGGAAACCTGGCACCTCGACATGGAAGAATTCCTCGATCTGCGCAAGAACACCGGTGACGACCGCCGCCGTACCCACGACATGAACACCTCCAACTGGATTCCCGACCTGTTCATGAAGCGCGTGATGGAAAACCAGGAATGGACCCTGTTCTCCCCCAACGACGTGCCCGACCTGCACGATCGTTTCGGCAAGGATTTCGAGGCCGCCTATATCGCTTACGAAGACAAGGCGGCGCGCGGCGAACTCAAGCTGTTCAGGAAAATCCCGGCGCAGCAGTTGTGGCGCAAGATGCTGTCCATGCTGTTCGAAACCGGCCATCCCTGGATCACCTTCAAGGACCCGTGCAACGTGCGCAGCCCGCAGCAGCACGTGGGCGTGGTGCACAGTTCCAACCTGTGCACCGAGATTACCCTCAACACCAACGAGCACGAAATCGCGGTGTGCAACCTGGGTTCGGTGAACCTGGTTAACCATCTCAAGGATGGCCAACTGGATCACGACAAGCTCAAGCGCACCATCGCTACCGCCATGCGCATGCTGGACAACGTGGTGGACGTCAATTTCTACGCCGTGGGCAAGGCGCGCAACTCCAATCTCAAGCACCGTCCTGTCGGCATGGGCATCATGGGCTTCCAGGATTGCCTGCTGAACCTGCGCATTCCTTACAGCTCCGAGAGCGCGGTGGAGTTCGCCGACCGCTCCATGGAAGCCGTGGCCTATTACGCCTACTGGGCATCCAGCGAGCTGGCGCAGGAACGCGGTCGCTACAGCAGCTTCACCGGCAGCCTGTGGGACAAGGGCATCCTGCCGCACGACAGCAACAAGCTGCTGGCGGAGCAGCGGGGCGGCTATCTGGAAGTGGACGAGTCCACGAGCATGGACTGGGACGCGCTGCGCGCCCGCATCCGCCAATACGGCATGCGCAACTCCAACTGCCTGGCGATCGCGCCGACGGCCACCATCGCCAACATCGTCGGCGTGTCGGCCTCGATCGAGCCGACCTACCAAAACATTTACGTCAAATCCAACCTGTCGGGCGAGTTCACCGTGGCCAACCAGTACCTGGTGCGCGACCTCAAGCAGCTGGGCATGTGGGACGAAGTGATGATCGGCGACCTGAAATATTTCGACGGTTCGCTGTCCAAGATTGACCGGGTGCCGGCAGAACTGCGCCAGCTCTACGCCACCGCCTTCGAAGTGGAGCCGAAGTGGCTGGTGGAAGCAGCCTCGCGGCGCCAGAAGTGGATCGACCAGGCGCAGAGCCTCAACATCTACATGGCTGGCGCCTCCGGCAAGAAGCTGGATGAGACCTACAAGCTGGCCTGGCTGCGCGGCCTCAAGACCACCTATTACCTGCGCACGCTGGGTGCCACCAGCGCGGAGAAATCCACCGGCAAGGGCGGCGAGCTTAATGCCGTGCCGGTCAGCGGCGGCCTGGGCGGCGCAGCGGGCGCGATGAACCTGCCGGAACCGGAAGTCGTCGGCAAGGCGTGCACGCTGCGCCCGGGCGATGAAGGTTTTGAAGAATGCGAAGCTTGCCAGTAG
- a CDS encoding ribonucleotide-diphosphate reductase subunit beta, which yields MLNFEDDLTPAMSQPPLGGFDAMAPAQAVNQEPIHSSALTGIHDTRRVRAEDKRVINGTVDVNQLVPFKYKWAWEKYLAGCANHWMPQEVNMSRDIATWKDPNGLTEDERRIVMRNLGFFTTADSLAANNIVLGTYRHITAPECRQYLLRQAFEEAIHTHAYQYIVESLGLDEGEVFNMYHEIPSIRDKDEFLIPFIDTLTNPEFRTGTPENDQKLLRSLIVFACIMEGIFFYVGFVQILALGRQNKMTGAAEQYQYILRDESMHLNFGVDLINTIKMENPGLWTAAFREEISGLIKKGVELEYRYAEDTMPRGVLGLNAAQFKEYLRFIANRRCQQIGLDELYPNSTNPFPWMSEMIDLKKEKNFFETRVTEYQTGGALSWD from the coding sequence ATGCTGAATTTTGAAGATGACCTGACCCCGGCCATGTCCCAGCCTCCGCTGGGCGGTTTCGATGCCATGGCGCCGGCACAAGCGGTGAATCAGGAGCCGATTCATTCCTCGGCGCTGACCGGCATCCACGATACGCGCCGCGTGCGCGCCGAGGACAAGCGCGTGATCAACGGCACCGTCGACGTCAACCAGCTGGTGCCGTTCAAGTACAAGTGGGCGTGGGAAAAGTACCTCGCCGGCTGCGCCAACCACTGGATGCCGCAGGAAGTGAACATGAGCCGCGACATCGCCACCTGGAAGGACCCCAACGGTCTGACCGAGGACGAGCGCCGCATCGTCATGCGCAACCTGGGTTTCTTCACCACCGCAGATTCGCTGGCGGCCAACAACATTGTGCTCGGCACCTACCGCCACATCACCGCGCCGGAATGCCGCCAGTACCTGCTGCGCCAGGCCTTCGAGGAAGCCATCCACACCCACGCCTACCAGTACATCGTGGAAAGCCTGGGGCTGGACGAGGGCGAAGTGTTCAACATGTACCACGAGATCCCGTCCATCCGCGACAAGGACGAGTTCCTCATCCCCTTCATCGACACCCTGACCAACCCGGAATTCAGGACCGGCACGCCGGAAAACGACCAGAAGCTGCTGCGCTCGCTGATCGTGTTCGCCTGCATCATGGAAGGGATTTTCTTCTACGTCGGCTTCGTGCAGATCCTCGCCCTCGGCCGCCAGAACAAGATGACCGGCGCTGCCGAGCAGTACCAGTACATCCTGCGCGACGAATCCATGCACCTCAACTTCGGCGTCGACCTGATCAACACCATCAAGATGGAAAATCCCGGCCTGTGGACCGCAGCTTTCCGAGAGGAAATCAGCGGGCTGATCAAGAAGGGCGTGGAGCTGGAATACCGCTACGCCGAGGACACCATGCCGCGCGGCGTGCTGGGCCTGAATGCCGCGCAGTTCAAGGAATACCTGCGCTTCATCGCCAACCGCCGCTGCCAGCAGATCGGCCTCGACGAGTTGTACCCGAATTCGACCAACCCGTTCCCGTGGATGAGCGAGATGATCGATCTGAAG